The genome window CCGTCGAGGCCGCGGCTCTCGTCCCAGCGGAAATCGGTGCGCGAGATCCCCCTGCAGCCGAGAACCTCGTGCGCCTTCAGGGCGTGATCGAGACAGGCCGCATAGATCTCTGTCGGGATCTCGGCCGGAATGACGTGACGCGACCCGCCATCGACGTATTTCGCGTCGTAATCGTACCAACCGTCGGTCAGGATGTCGGTGACGCCCAGCGCGCGCGCCTCGCCCTGAGGACCCGCACCCATCACGGTCGTGGTCAGCTCGCGGCCGGGCGCGAAACGCTCGACCATCACCGTCTCGGGCATGTCGGGCGCAAGATCGGGCGGACCGTCGGCACCGTCACGGACAAGATAGACGCCGACGCTCGACCCTTCGTTGTAGGGCTTTACCACATAGGGCGGGTCCATGACGTGCCCGCCGCGAACGTGGCGCGACAATGCCAGCATCGACGGCAGCACGGGAAGGCCCGCCTTGCGGAGCGCGTCCTTCGTCCGCTCCTTGTCCATCGCGAGGGCCGAGGAGAGGACGCCGGAATGAGTGTAGGGAAGGCCGAGCCATTCGAGGAGGCCCTGGACGCAACCATCCTCGCCCCATCGACCGTGGAGCGCGTTGAAGACCACGTCCGGCGCGATGTCGGACAGCACGATCGGGAGATCGGGTCCCGCATCGACCTCGACCACGTCGTATCCTTCGCCCTCGAGTGCGGCGGCGCATTCGCGTCCCGACGACAGCGACACCCGGCGCTCGGCCGAGGGTCCGCCCATCAGTACCGCCACTCTGGGGGGTGTCCTGCTCGACCTGCCCGCCATTCGTGTCCCTAGGGCCCTTTGCGGACCCTCTTCGTTGTGGGGGTGTTTTCACCCCTGCGGATCGGTTTCTCCGACCCGCTTGATTTCCCACTCTAGACGAATCCCGCTCTTGTGAAAGACCTTTTCGCGGACTTCCTCGCCCAGAGCCTCGAGATCGGCGGCCGTGGCACCGCCGGTATTGACGAGGAAATTCGAATGCTTGGGCGACATCTGCGCGCCTCCGCGCGTGGCACCGCGCAGGCCCGCTTCGTCGATTACCTTCCAGGCCTTGAGGTCGTGGACATCGTCCTGACGACCGGTACTGCTGAAGCCCGCGGGATTGCGGAAGGTCGATCCGGCCGTCCGGTCCTTGGTCGGCTGCGTGGCATCGCGACGGGCGAGCTGATCCTCCATCAGCGCGGCGAGTGCTTCGGGGTCCCTCTCTTCGGCGCGGAACGTCGCGCGCGTCAGGACCGCCCCGTCGGGCAGGTCGCTGCTGCGATAGCCGAGGTTCAGGTCGGCCGCGGGGATCAGGACCCGCTCGCCCGAGCGGGTGACGGCCTCGACCTCGACCAGATGGTCGGCCACGTAGCGTCCGTAGCAGCCCGCATTCATCCGCACGGCCCCGCCGATCGCACCCGGGATCGTGCGCAGGAAGGTCAGGTCGCGCCCGGCCTCGGCGGCCCTTCGCGCGACATGGGCGTCGAGCGCCGCCGCACCGGCATGGACCAGATCGCCCGCGACCTCGATCCCGTTGAACCCGCGCCCGAGCCGGATGACGACGCCCCTGAGCCCACCGTCGCGGACGATGAGGTTCGACCCGACGCCCATTGGAAAGACGGGAATTCCGTCCGGAAGCCCCGCCAGGAAATCGGCCAGGTCCTCCGGGTCGGCGGGCTGGAACAGGATCTCGGCCGGTCCGCCGACACGCAGCCAGGTGACGTCCGCCAGAGGAAAGTCCGGCGTGATCCGGCCGCGCACCTGCGGCAGGTCGTCGAGCGCGATCCTGTCCATGCCGCCCCCGGCCCTAGCCTTCGAGGCGTGCGGGCAGGTTGTTCGCCCATGTGCTGATCGTGCCCGCCCCGAGGCAGACGACCATGTCACCCTCGCGCGCCTGTTCGCGCACCAGCCGTTCGAGATCGTCCTCGGAATGGATGGCGCGGGCATGGCGATGGCCGTGACGGATGAGGCCCGTCACCAGATCGTCGCGGCTCGCCCCCTCGATCGGATCCTCGCCGGCACCGTAGACATCGGCGATGGCCACGACATCGGCATCGTTGAAGCAGCCGCAGAACTCCTCGAAAAGCGAACTCAGACGCGAATAGCGATGCGGCTGGTGCACGGCGATCACGCGGCCCTTGCTCGCCTGTCGCGCGGCCTTGAGAACGGCGGCGATCTCCACCGGATGATGGCCGTAATCGTCGATTATCGCGATGCCGTTCGGGGTGCCGACCTTCGTGAAGCGCCGGTTCACGCCGCCGAACTTGGCGAGGGCGGAGCGGATCTCCTCCGGCTCCATCCCGAGATGACGCGCGACCGCCACGGCCGAAAGCGCGTTCGACACGTTGTGGTCGCCCGGCATCGGCAGGGTGCAGCCTTCGATCACCGTGCCTTCGTCCTGCAACGCGATATCGAAGCAGGCCGAGCCCGCATCGTACGTCAGGTTGATCGCCCGGACGTCAGCCTGCGCGTTGAAGCCGAAGGTCACCACGCGGCGATCACTGATGCGGCCGACCAGCGACTGCACTTCGGAATGGTC of Palleronia sp. LCG004 contains these proteins:
- a CDS encoding D-alanine--D-alanine ligase; amino-acid sequence: MAGRSSRTPPRVAVLMGGPSAERRVSLSSGRECAAALEGEGYDVVEVDAGPDLPIVLSDIAPDVVFNALHGRWGEDGCVQGLLEWLGLPYTHSGVLSSALAMDKERTKDALRKAGLPVLPSMLALSRHVRGGHVMDPPYVVKPYNEGSSVGVYLVRDGADGPPDLAPDMPETVMVERFAPGRELTTTVMGAGPQGEARALGVTDILTDGWYDYDAKYVDGGSRHVIPAEIPTEIYAACLDHALKAHEVLGCRGISRTDFRWDESRGLDGLVVLELNTQPGMTPTSLAPEQARHAGIEFGAFCRWIVEDASCQR
- the murB gene encoding UDP-N-acetylmuramate dehydrogenase; the protein is MDRIALDDLPQVRGRITPDFPLADVTWLRVGGPAEILFQPADPEDLADFLAGLPDGIPVFPMGVGSNLIVRDGGLRGVVIRLGRGFNGIEVAGDLVHAGAAALDAHVARRAAEAGRDLTFLRTIPGAIGGAVRMNAGCYGRYVADHLVEVEAVTRSGERVLIPAADLNLGYRSSDLPDGAVLTRATFRAEERDPEALAALMEDQLARRDATQPTKDRTAGSTFRNPAGFSSTGRQDDVHDLKAWKVIDEAGLRGATRGGAQMSPKHSNFLVNTGGATAADLEALGEEVREKVFHKSGIRLEWEIKRVGETDPQG
- the murC gene encoding UDP-N-acetylmuramate--L-alanine ligase; amino-acid sequence: MTPRPTKLPTQMGPIHFVGIGGIGMSGIAEVLLSHGYKVQGSDAKASKITERLAGLGATIFEGQRAENLEGVEVVVISSAIKPGNPELDAARARGLPVVRRAEMLAELMRLRSNIAVAGTHGKTTTTTMVAAVLDEGGIDPTVINGGIIHAYGSNARMGGGEWMVVEADESDGTFNRLPATIAIVTNIDPEHMEHWGDFDRLRQGFLDFVSNIPFYGLAVCCTDHSEVQSLVGRISDRRVVTFGFNAQADVRAINLTYDAGSACFDIALQDEGTVIEGCTLPMPGDHNVSNALSAVAVARHLGMEPEEIRSALAKFGGVNRRFTKVGTPNGIAIIDDYGHHPVEIAAVLKAARQASKGRVIAVHQPHRYSRLSSLFEEFCGCFNDADVVAIADVYGAGEDPIEGASRDDLVTGLIRHGHRHARAIHSEDDLERLVREQAREGDMVVCLGAGTISTWANNLPARLEG